One window from the genome of Bacillus weihaiensis encodes:
- a CDS encoding galactokinase gives MNEQTLLTKFHEIFHKDETNSTRLFFSPGRINLIGEHTDYNGGHVFPCAITYGTYGVARKRNDQLIQLYSLNFEDQGIIQFSLDELDFQKSDGWGNYAKGMIRYLQESTAKLPHGFDLLIEGNIPNGAGLSSSASLEMLVGVIVTEMFDLHSERLDLVKLGQKVENQFIGVNSGIMDQFAIGMGKEDCGILLNCQTLEYEYSPLKLDDYQIIIMNTNKRRELADSKYNERRKECETALERLQQKLSIESLGDLTEEQFEENRHLIGDDILEKRAKHAVYENQRTFKAFKALNNGELNVFGQLMNESHYSLRDDYEVTGTELDALAEAAWEQDGVIGARMTGAGFGGCAIAIVETEKVQAFIEAVGRKYAEQIGYEATFYVASIGDGTKELKLEESR, from the coding sequence ATGAACGAACAAACACTACTAACAAAATTTCATGAAATATTTCATAAAGATGAGACAAATTCAACGAGACTATTTTTTTCACCAGGACGAATTAATTTAATTGGTGAACATACTGACTACAATGGTGGTCATGTATTTCCATGTGCCATTACGTATGGAACATACGGTGTGGCAAGAAAAAGAAATGACCAGCTTATTCAGCTCTATTCTTTGAACTTTGAAGATCAAGGGATTATTCAATTTTCATTAGATGAATTAGATTTTCAAAAGTCAGATGGATGGGGGAACTATGCGAAGGGGATGATTCGTTATTTACAAGAATCTACCGCCAAGCTACCTCATGGCTTTGATCTTCTTATTGAAGGGAATATTCCTAATGGAGCAGGGCTTTCTTCCTCAGCATCACTTGAGATGTTAGTAGGTGTGATTGTCACAGAAATGTTTGACCTTCATAGTGAGAGATTAGATCTTGTGAAGCTTGGTCAAAAAGTAGAAAATCAATTTATTGGTGTGAATAGTGGCATTATGGATCAGTTCGCAATTGGTATGGGTAAGGAGGATTGTGGAATCCTTCTTAATTGTCAAACATTAGAATATGAATATTCACCACTAAAGCTAGATGACTATCAAATTATTATTATGAATACAAACAAACGACGTGAGCTAGCGGATTCTAAATACAATGAAAGACGTAAAGAATGTGAGACAGCCCTTGAGCGTCTACAGCAAAAGCTTTCAATTGAATCATTAGGAGATTTAACGGAAGAGCAATTTGAAGAGAATCGTCACCTTATTGGAGATGACATTTTAGAAAAAAGAGCAAAGCATGCAGTGTATGAGAACCAAAGGACCTTTAAAGCCTTTAAAGCATTAAACAACGGGGAGTTAAACGTATTCGGTCAGCTTATGAATGAATCGCATTATTCATTACGTGATGATTACGAGGTGACAGGAACCGAGCTAGATGCCCTTGCTGAAGCTGCTTGGGAGCAAGATGGCGTTATTGGAGCAAGAATGACAGGTGCTGGTTTTGGCGGTTGTGCCATTGCCATTGTTGAAACAGAGAAGGTTCAAGCGTTTATTGAAGCTGTTGGGAGAAAATATGCGGAGCAAATTGGCTATGAAGCAACCTTCTATGTGGCGAGTATTGGAGACGGGACTAAAGAATTAAAATTGGAGGAATCACGATGA
- the galT gene encoding UDP-glucose--hexose-1-phosphate uridylyltransferase yields the protein MTEVISTIQQLVQKAIDAQLISSLDELYSRNQLMEIFKLVDFKEGASLEQEQTLDIPDLVEKLVDYAVEMELIPDILDEREIVASKIMNVFMPRPSDVNAAFYDNYKASPKKATEYFYKLSQDSNYIQTKRIAKNISYKVDTKYGELDITINLSKPEKDPKQIALEKEMKKPTSHYPKCLLCVENEGYAGRIGHPARSNHRVIRMELGKEEWALQYSPYVYYNEHCILLSTEHRDMKISKEGFERLIEFVEKFPHYFIGSNADLPIVGGSILTHDHYQGGNYEFAMAKAKEEILFSINEFPKVRAATVKWPMSVIRLKGTNKEQLIAAATKVLDTWKEYSDPTVEIEAYSGEIPHNTITPIARMRDGEFEIDLVLRNNRTTEEYPLGIFHPHEDVHHIKKENIGLIEVMGLAVLPARLQTELKSVEAYLVDGTNEVPAYHKSWADDLKQHYQKNLTKETVADIVEKEVGKKFLRVLEDAGVFKRDEAGLSAFKRFTEYLASN from the coding sequence ATGACTGAGGTAATTTCAACCATACAGCAACTCGTTCAAAAGGCGATTGATGCACAATTAATTTCATCTTTAGATGAGCTTTATTCACGGAATCAATTGATGGAAATCTTTAAACTTGTTGATTTCAAAGAAGGAGCATCTCTTGAACAAGAACAGACCCTAGATATACCCGACCTAGTTGAGAAGCTAGTTGATTATGCAGTTGAAATGGAACTTATTCCAGATATACTTGATGAAAGAGAAATTGTTGCAAGTAAAATCATGAACGTTTTTATGCCAAGACCTTCTGATGTTAATGCTGCTTTTTATGATAACTATAAAGCTAGTCCGAAGAAAGCAACGGAGTATTTTTATAAGCTAAGTCAGGACAGTAATTACATTCAAACGAAGCGAATTGCAAAGAATATTAGCTATAAAGTGGATACTAAATATGGTGAACTAGATATCACCATTAATCTGTCAAAGCCTGAAAAGGATCCAAAGCAAATAGCATTAGAAAAAGAAATGAAAAAGCCGACAAGTCATTATCCTAAGTGCTTACTATGTGTGGAGAATGAAGGGTATGCGGGAAGGATTGGTCACCCAGCACGTTCGAATCATCGTGTGATTCGAATGGAGTTAGGAAAAGAAGAGTGGGCCCTTCAATACTCGCCGTACGTTTATTACAATGAGCATTGTATCCTTCTTTCAACAGAGCATCGTGATATGAAAATAAGCAAAGAAGGCTTTGAGCGTTTAATAGAATTCGTCGAAAAATTTCCACACTACTTTATTGGTTCGAATGCGGATTTACCAATCGTAGGTGGTTCAATCCTAACGCATGACCATTATCAAGGTGGAAACTATGAATTTGCCATGGCGAAGGCAAAAGAGGAAATCCTTTTTTCAATAAATGAATTTCCAAAAGTGCGTGCTGCAACGGTTAAGTGGCCGATGTCTGTTATTCGTCTGAAGGGGACCAATAAAGAACAGCTCATAGCTGCTGCTACTAAGGTGCTAGATACTTGGAAGGAATATTCAGACCCAACAGTAGAGATTGAAGCTTATTCTGGTGAGATCCCTCACAATACAATTACACCTATCGCTAGAATGAGAGATGGGGAATTTGAGATAGATTTAGTGTTACGAAACAATCGTACGACAGAGGAATATCCACTTGGAATTTTTCACCCTCATGAAGATGTGCATCATATTAAAAAAGAAAATATCGGGCTAATCGAAGTGATGGGCTTAGCTGTTTTACCTGCCCGATTGCAAACGGAGTTAAAGAGCGTTGAAGCATATTTAGTGGATGGAACAAACGAAGTACCTGCTTATCATAAGAGCTGGGCAGATGATCTGAAACAGCATTATCAAAAGAACTTAACAAAAGAGACAGTTGCTGATATTGTTGAGAAAGAGGTCGGGAAGAAATTCCTACGAGTTCTTGAAGATGCGGGTGTGTTTAAGCGTGATGAAGCTGGTTTATCGGCCTTTAAGCGTTTTACTGAATATTTAGCGAGCAATTAA
- a CDS encoding peroxiredoxin-like family protein, with the protein MTLLNDIAAYKEAFKQKAPEEKQKLMAQATKELEESGVAQGLKQGEKIPNFQLPSATGETVSIKDELAKGPVILTFYRGGWCPYCNLELKAYQRELEAIKEAGATLIAISPEQPDASMTTKEKNDLEFIVLSDEDNKVAEQFNLVFKMPDYLIDIYKESGLDVEAHNGNADWELPKPATFVVDQSGSIVFADVDSDYTKRVEPAKVIEIVKNM; encoded by the coding sequence ATGACACTACTTAATGATATAGCTGCTTACAAAGAAGCATTCAAGCAAAAAGCACCAGAGGAAAAACAAAAATTAATGGCACAAGCAACAAAGGAATTAGAAGAATCAGGAGTTGCGCAAGGGCTAAAACAGGGGGAGAAAATTCCCAATTTTCAGCTTCCTTCTGCAACAGGAGAAACAGTTTCCATTAAAGATGAGCTTGCAAAAGGTCCTGTTATTTTAACTTTTTACCGTGGTGGCTGGTGCCCTTACTGTAATTTAGAGTTAAAAGCGTATCAACGTGAGCTTGAAGCAATTAAAGAGGCTGGTGCTACCTTAATAGCAATTAGTCCTGAACAGCCTGATGCTTCAATGACAACAAAGGAAAAGAATGACCTAGAATTTATCGTTCTTAGCGATGAAGACAATAAAGTAGCGGAGCAATTTAATCTTGTATTTAAAATGCCGGATTACTTAATTGATATTTATAAAGAGTCAGGTTTAGATGTTGAAGCACATAACGGAAATGCGGATTGGGAATTACCTAAGCCTGCTACGTTTGTTGTTGATCAATCAGGAAGCATTGTGTTTGCAGATGTAGATTCTGATTATACAAAACGTGTTGAGCCAGCTAAAGTAATTGAAATCGTAAAGAATATGTAA
- a CDS encoding FixH family protein: MTSLSLLFVVFLTMSACSLEVNENTEEKYKEENPLVADIILPETITTEKETLFQVSLTQGETKIDSPEYVHFEIWKYDHSVTYDMVEGNSVGNGLFELTKKLDEEGLYFVKVHAGYEDSIIMPKKQFIVGELSKAEVEFLQEGTGEEESGGEHHH; this comes from the coding sequence ATGACATCACTATCGTTACTCTTTGTCGTCTTTCTTACAATGAGTGCGTGTTCTCTCGAAGTGAACGAGAATACGGAAGAAAAATATAAGGAAGAAAACCCGTTAGTAGCAGATATCATATTACCTGAGACGATTACAACAGAGAAAGAAACACTCTTTCAAGTGAGCTTGACACAAGGTGAAACAAAGATTGATTCACCAGAGTATGTCCATTTTGAAATCTGGAAATACGATCATTCCGTCACATATGACATGGTAGAAGGAAATAGTGTAGGAAATGGCTTGTTTGAGCTAACTAAGAAACTAGATGAAGAAGGCTTATATTTTGTAAAAGTTCATGCAGGTTATGAAGATTCCATTATCATGCCGAAAAAGCAATTTATTGTTGGAGAATTATCAAAAGCTGAAGTAGAATTCCTGCAGGAAGGTACAGGAGAAGAGGAATCTGGTGGAGAGCATCATCACTAA
- a CDS encoding aldose epimerase family protein, protein MNITKTEYGHIQEQTIYQYRLKNDKGLEVAILNYGCIVTEIMMPDKQGQHENIVLGLSSLEEYQVNAPYFGAVVGRVAGRIKGASFQLDDKTYTLDQNDANNHLHGGNEGFSHKVWEAKTVEEKDCVAVVFSYVSKDGEAGYPGNLQLKVTYSLTNENELKIDYNGQSDKKTILNPTNHTYFNLSGNSKRDVLSHTLQMESDQFLELDHESLPTGKKLHVTGTPFDFRNGRKLQDGVASTHEQNQLAGNGYDHPFLLQDDCNFTISLYDEESGREVKIKTDQPSVVLYTANHLSDEYSFYGHPSRKYLGVCLETQGLPDAIHHPEFPSIILNKGERYHTSTVYAFKGR, encoded by the coding sequence GTGAATATTACAAAAACAGAATATGGACATATACAAGAACAAACCATTTATCAATATCGACTCAAAAATGATAAGGGCCTAGAAGTAGCAATCCTTAACTATGGCTGTATCGTAACCGAAATAATGATGCCAGATAAACAAGGGCAACATGAGAACATTGTTCTTGGTTTATCCTCTTTAGAGGAATATCAGGTGAATGCACCATACTTTGGAGCTGTTGTCGGTCGAGTAGCAGGAAGAATTAAAGGCGCATCTTTTCAATTGGATGATAAAACATACACGCTCGATCAAAATGATGCCAATAATCATCTCCACGGAGGTAACGAAGGATTTAGCCATAAAGTGTGGGAGGCAAAAACTGTCGAAGAAAAGGACTGTGTAGCCGTAGTTTTCTCTTATGTAAGTAAAGACGGGGAAGCAGGGTATCCAGGTAATCTTCAACTAAAAGTGACATATTCCTTAACGAATGAGAATGAACTAAAGATTGATTATAATGGACAATCGGACAAGAAGACGATTCTTAATCCAACAAATCATACGTATTTTAACCTTAGTGGAAATAGTAAGCGAGATGTACTTTCACATACTTTGCAAATGGAAAGCGATCAATTCCTTGAGTTAGATCATGAATCATTACCTACAGGTAAGAAACTGCATGTCACTGGTACTCCGTTTGATTTTCGAAATGGGAGAAAGCTTCAAGATGGTGTAGCTTCCACTCATGAGCAGAATCAGCTTGCTGGGAATGGGTATGATCATCCTTTTCTATTACAAGATGATTGTAATTTTACTATTTCATTATATGATGAAGAGAGTGGACGTGAAGTGAAAATCAAAACGGATCAACCCTCTGTTGTTCTTTATACAGCCAACCATCTCAGCGACGAGTACAGTTTTTATGGTCATCCTTCACGTAAATACTTAGGCGTTTGCCTTGAGACACAAGGGTTACCTGACGCTATTCATCATCCTGAATTTCCTTCTATTATTTTAAATAAGGGAGAACGCTATCACACGTCTACTGTTTATGCATTTAAGGGTAGATAA
- the galE gene encoding UDP-glucose 4-epimerase GalE translates to MSILVLGGAGYIGSHAVYQLIDQDEDVVVVDNLLTGHEDAIHPKATFYQGDIRDKAFLQSVFAKEQINGVIHFAASSLVGESMTNPIKYFDNNVYGTQVLLDVMIEFGVKNIVFSSTAATYGEQEIMPITEEMDTTPTNAYGETKLTMEKMMKWCDTAHDLKFVSLRYFNVAGARSTGEIGEDHDPETHLIPVVLQVALGQREKISIFGEDYDTKDGTCIRDYIHVEDLINAHILALTYLKQGGDSQVFNLGSNQGFTVKEIIDAARKVTGHDIPAKTVERRAGDPTKLIASSQKAQNVLGWTPTRTSIEQIIQDAWNWHKANPNGYKK, encoded by the coding sequence ATGAGTATATTAGTTTTAGGTGGAGCAGGATATATTGGTTCACATGCTGTGTATCAATTAATTGATCAGGATGAAGACGTAGTCGTAGTAGATAATCTTTTGACAGGTCATGAGGATGCCATTCATCCAAAAGCGACTTTTTATCAAGGTGATATTCGTGATAAAGCATTTTTACAAAGTGTGTTTGCAAAAGAACAAATCAATGGTGTTATTCACTTTGCGGCAAGCTCTTTAGTTGGTGAATCGATGACGAATCCAATTAAATATTTTGATAACAATGTGTATGGTACACAAGTTCTACTTGATGTCATGATTGAGTTTGGAGTGAAAAACATTGTATTCTCTTCAACAGCTGCGACCTATGGGGAGCAGGAAATTATGCCAATTACAGAGGAAATGGACACAACTCCAACGAATGCGTACGGTGAGACAAAATTAACAATGGAAAAAATGATGAAATGGTGTGATACAGCGCATGATTTAAAATTTGTTTCCCTTCGTTATTTTAATGTGGCAGGAGCTAGATCAACTGGTGAAATCGGTGAGGATCATGATCCAGAAACACATTTAATTCCTGTTGTTCTTCAAGTGGCATTAGGTCAACGTGAGAAAATATCCATTTTTGGTGAAGACTATGACACAAAGGATGGAACGTGTATCCGAGATTATATCCACGTAGAGGATTTAATTAACGCCCATATTCTAGCTCTTACCTATCTTAAACAAGGTGGAGATAGCCAGGTATTTAACCTTGGTTCAAATCAAGGCTTCACGGTGAAAGAAATTATTGATGCAGCACGAAAAGTAACAGGACACGACATCCCTGCAAAAACAGTTGAAAGAAGAGCGGGAGATCCAACAAAGCTTATCGCTTCTTCTCAAAAAGCACAGAATGTACTCGGCTGGACTCCAACTCGTACGTCAATTGAACAAATTATCCAAGATGCATGGAATTGGCATAAAGCAAATCCAAATGGTTATAAAAAATAG
- a CDS encoding LacI family DNA-binding transcriptional regulator, translating into MATIKDIAEKAGVSIATVSRVLNQDPSLSVSQETKQKILDVSEELKYRKKTGRRTVNSYKLAVVNWYTEEEELEDMYYHSIQQGVRERCDERQIETIQITMNDLKHVDEVNGIIAIGKFSVKQANELKKLSPHIVFVDCSPDEDQFDSVISNFSRATENVLQYFYDKGHTRIGYIGGREAYKDQTSLIEDPRSVSYERYLRAKDLFDPSIVYIGSFTVLDGYNLMEKALREHQNYLPTAFFLGNDSMAIGALKALHDAKISVPKDVGIIGVNDLSVSKYVYPPLSTVKVYTDRMGKEAVDLLVERWNDREITKKIVLSTSLVIRESS; encoded by the coding sequence ATGGCAACGATTAAAGACATAGCAGAAAAGGCGGGAGTTTCAATTGCAACGGTATCAAGGGTGCTAAATCAAGATCCTTCTCTGTCTGTGAGCCAAGAAACAAAGCAGAAAATCTTAGATGTATCAGAAGAGTTAAAGTATAGAAAGAAAACAGGTCGTCGAACGGTCAACTCCTATAAGCTAGCTGTTGTTAACTGGTATACAGAGGAAGAAGAGCTTGAGGATATGTATTATCATTCCATTCAGCAGGGTGTAAGAGAACGCTGCGATGAGAGGCAGATTGAGACAATTCAAATAACCATGAATGATTTAAAACATGTGGATGAAGTAAACGGTATTATCGCCATTGGTAAATTTAGTGTGAAGCAGGCGAATGAATTAAAGAAGCTTTCTCCTCATATTGTGTTTGTGGATTGTTCTCCAGATGAAGATCAGTTTGATTCGGTTATTAGTAATTTCTCGAGAGCAACTGAAAATGTACTGCAGTATTTTTATGATAAAGGACATACACGAATTGGATATATTGGTGGTAGAGAAGCTTATAAGGATCAGACCTCGTTAATTGAAGATCCACGAAGTGTAAGCTATGAAAGGTATTTAAGAGCAAAAGATTTATTTGATCCTTCTATTGTCTATATAGGGAGCTTTACAGTTTTGGATGGATATAATTTGATGGAAAAAGCGTTAAGGGAACATCAAAATTATTTGCCTACCGCTTTTTTTCTAGGAAATGACTCGATGGCAATAGGAGCATTAAAAGCTCTACATGATGCGAAGATTTCAGTACCGAAGGATGTAGGGATTATCGGTGTGAATGATTTGAGTGTCTCCAAATATGTATACCCACCTTTAAGTACAGTGAAAGTGTATACGGATAGAATGGGGAAAGAAGCAGTGGATTTATTGGTGGAAAGATGGAATGATCGGGAAATCACTAAGAAAATTGTACTTTCTACTAGTTTAGTGATTAGGGAAAGTAGTTAA
- the kduD gene encoding 2-dehydro-3-deoxy-D-gluconate 5-dehydrogenase KduD — translation MQSLFSLEGKVALLTGASRGLGQGMAVGLAEAGATVIGAGMSDMSETRQKIEEIGGTFHDLKVDLSREQAAKQLVSEALEVTNKIDILVNNAGIIRRENAENFSDDDWYEVIKVNQHSVFQLCREVGKHMLEHESGRIINVASMLSFQGGLRVPAYTASKHAVAGLTKSLANEWSSRGINVNAIAPGYMETDNTSQLRANKERNEYITSRIPQGRWGTPEDLKGAVIFLASNAGSYVNGHILCVDGGWMSS, via the coding sequence ATGCAATCACTTTTTTCTTTAGAAGGAAAAGTAGCGCTTTTAACTGGTGCCAGTCGGGGCTTAGGCCAAGGGATGGCGGTTGGGCTAGCAGAAGCTGGTGCAACTGTCATTGGAGCTGGTATGAGTGATATGTCAGAAACACGTCAAAAGATTGAAGAAATTGGTGGAACCTTTCATGATCTAAAAGTGGATCTATCCAGGGAGCAAGCTGCTAAACAACTAGTTTCAGAGGCGTTAGAGGTAACAAATAAGATTGATATCTTAGTAAATAACGCGGGCATTATTCGACGTGAGAATGCAGAGAATTTTTCAGATGATGATTGGTATGAAGTGATTAAGGTTAATCAGCATTCTGTGTTTCAGCTCTGTAGAGAAGTAGGGAAGCATATGCTTGAGCATGAATCTGGAAGAATCATTAACGTGGCCTCTATGCTGTCATTCCAGGGTGGATTAAGGGTACCAGCCTACACAGCTAGTAAACACGCAGTTGCAGGCTTAACGAAATCATTAGCTAATGAGTGGTCAAGTAGGGGAATTAATGTAAACGCTATCGCGCCTGGATATATGGAGACGGATAATACAAGTCAGCTAAGAGCAAACAAAGAGCGAAATGAATATATCACTTCAAGAATTCCGCAAGGTCGTTGGGGGACTCCAGAGGATTTAAAAGGAGCCGTTATCTTTTTGGCTTCTAACGCAGGTAGCTATGTAAATGGACATATTTTATGTGTAGATGGCGGATGGATGAGTTCATAA
- a CDS encoding PepSY-associated TM helix domain-containing protein, whose protein sequence is MTVTEGSKNKNKVEKKQSQSIYKTIWRWHFYAGIIFAPFLIILSITGAVYLFKPQIENILYQEYYEVQEQGEKISATQQLNNVKAEYPDAMVKRYRPGDSDTRSSEFSIINNEDSLTVFVDPYTGKIIGELNSEDKIMNKIEEIHGELMAGTLGDRIVELAACWAIVLIVTGLYLWFPRKKKDLSGVLIPRVNKGKKVFLRDLHAVPAVWISAGMLFLILTGLPWSGFWGSNFQSLATNAGVGYPPSIWGGSAPTSIVQTKDVAEVPWAAETLDVPKSDLQGFVPLSIDEVVEIANREGMHPTYAISIPSEKEGVYTLSAYPPKAEDEATIHLDQYSGAVLADYRFDNYGAVGKAVALGITLHKGTQFGLFNQLISLFICLGIILIVASGFYLWLKRKPKQEMGAPKAPRMFKMGPFLFIIVVLSFLFPLVGLSILAVWLLDLIVIKRIPFFKRFFNA, encoded by the coding sequence ATGACAGTGACAGAAGGATCTAAAAATAAAAACAAAGTAGAGAAGAAACAAAGTCAATCCATTTATAAAACGATTTGGCGTTGGCATTTTTATGCTGGGATTATCTTTGCCCCGTTTCTTATTATTCTTTCAATTACTGGGGCGGTTTATCTTTTTAAGCCACAAATTGAGAATATTCTTTATCAAGAATATTATGAAGTGCAGGAACAAGGGGAAAAAATCTCAGCTACTCAACAGCTAAATAATGTAAAGGCGGAGTATCCTGACGCAATGGTTAAAAGGTATCGACCGGGAGATTCAGATACAAGATCGAGTGAATTCTCCATTATTAATAATGAAGATTCATTGACAGTGTTTGTCGATCCTTATACAGGAAAAATTATTGGAGAATTAAATAGTGAAGATAAAATTATGAACAAAATTGAAGAGATTCATGGGGAATTAATGGCGGGAACACTTGGTGACAGAATAGTGGAGTTAGCTGCTTGTTGGGCAATTGTTCTGATTGTTACAGGTCTTTACTTGTGGTTTCCGAGAAAGAAAAAAGATCTCTCAGGTGTGTTAATTCCAAGGGTGAACAAAGGGAAAAAGGTCTTTTTAAGAGATTTACATGCTGTGCCAGCGGTTTGGATTTCAGCAGGAATGCTATTTCTAATCTTAACTGGCTTACCATGGTCAGGTTTTTGGGGAAGTAATTTTCAATCTCTTGCAACAAATGCTGGTGTAGGCTATCCACCATCTATTTGGGGAGGAAGTGCGCCGACATCGATAGTTCAAACAAAGGATGTAGCTGAAGTACCGTGGGCTGCAGAAACATTGGATGTACCTAAGTCTGATCTACAAGGATTTGTCCCACTTTCAATTGATGAAGTAGTTGAAATTGCGAATCGGGAAGGAATGCATCCGACATATGCTATTAGTATTCCGAGTGAGAAAGAAGGCGTGTATACCCTGTCAGCTTACCCACCTAAAGCAGAGGATGAAGCAACCATTCATCTTGATCAATACTCTGGTGCAGTTTTAGCTGATTATAGATTTGATAATTATGGAGCTGTTGGGAAGGCAGTAGCACTGGGGATTACCTTACATAAAGGAACTCAGTTTGGCTTATTTAATCAGCTAATCAGTCTTTTCATATGTCTAGGGATTATCCTTATAGTGGCTAGCGGATTTTATTTGTGGTTAAAGCGTAAACCAAAACAAGAAATGGGAGCACCAAAGGCACCTAGAATGTTCAAAATGGGACCATTTCTATTTATTATCGTTGTGTTAAGTTTCCTATTTCCACTAGTCGGTCTATCCATTTTAGCTGTATGGCTACTAGATTTAATCGTTATTAAAAGAATCCCATTCTTTAAAAGATTTTTTAACGCATAA
- the kduI gene encoding 5-dehydro-4-deoxy-D-glucuronate isomerase, which yields MEIRHATNPTDFKSYTTESLRHDFLIESLFVQGELKMTYSHYDRVVTGGAIPTSQPLKLEDQDSLKTNYFLERREVGIINIGAEGNVVVDGKSYTLNKRDCLYVGLGNEEVVFESANAENPAKFYLVSTPAHKQYPTKKAPIEDAEPTHLGADSESNKRTIYKYIHADGIQSCQLMMGMTLLEPNNMWNTMPAHLHDRRMEVYLYFDMDENSRVFHFMGQPNETRHLLVKNEQAVLSPPWSIHSGVGTSNYTFIWAMAGENYTFTDMDAVSMDELK from the coding sequence ATGGAAATTAGACATGCGACAAATCCAACAGATTTTAAATCATATACGACAGAGAGCCTAAGACATGACTTTTTAATAGAGTCTTTATTTGTTCAAGGTGAACTGAAAATGACCTATTCTCATTATGATCGTGTTGTAACAGGTGGAGCTATTCCAACTAGTCAACCTCTTAAATTAGAAGACCAGGATTCTCTTAAAACAAACTACTTCCTAGAAAGACGTGAAGTAGGCATTATTAACATTGGGGCAGAAGGTAATGTGGTAGTTGACGGGAAATCCTACACACTTAATAAGAGAGATTGCTTATACGTGGGACTTGGGAATGAAGAGGTAGTATTTGAAAGCGCAAATGCAGAGAATCCTGCGAAGTTTTACCTTGTTTCCACTCCAGCTCATAAACAATATCCTACGAAAAAAGCACCAATTGAGGATGCGGAGCCTACACATTTAGGGGCCGATAGTGAGTCAAATAAACGGACGATTTATAAATATATTCATGCCGATGGGATTCAAAGCTGTCAATTAATGATGGGCATGACACTTTTAGAGCCGAATAATATGTGGAATACTATGCCTGCCCATCTTCATGATCGACGTATGGAAGTGTATCTCTATTTTGATATGGATGAAAATTCAAGGGTCTTTCATTTCATGGGTCAACCAAACGAAACTCGTCATTTACTTGTCAAGAATGAACAGGCCGTTCTTTCCCCACCATGGTCCATCCATTCAGGTGTTGGTACGAGCAACTATACCTTTATTTGGGCGATGGCTGGAGAGAACTATACGTTTACCGATATGGACGCGGTAAGTATGGATGAATTAAAGTAG